The following proteins come from a genomic window of Zygotorulaspora mrakii chromosome 8, complete sequence:
- a CDS encoding uncharacterized protein (similar to Saccharomyces cerevisiae YDR262W; ancestral locus Anc_5.623) encodes MVHFKLNSLLSIGLSAAYLFSLMGLPEVSCKNIADLTPYKDENGKIHLMVDENHLGKRDAVRPLLALEDIINGEKLLSKREPVDPKSFFEPDGDNFKGGQKNFAGDVMIMDLNSKLPTLREISIFYEYMRNDIVFSQKLGDDNADLIVIAPKNDAISRLGLKPWQFPKNIENMEDDGALEADIQSAIENNIQEFVRSHIVDYDDSKSANFEELRCTILKSVAMEQSNDEGSGDILLKKENDQFYIASIRDEEFHLVEKVETGANGVILIVDTCLVFPQNV; translated from the coding sequence ATGGTACACTTCAAGTTAAACTCTTTATTGTCAATAGGACTCAGTGCTGCTTACTTGTTCTCCCTGATGGGATTACCTGAGGTGAGCTGTAAGAATATTGCGGATTTAACCCCTTATAAGGAcgaaaatggtaaaatacATTTGATGGTGGATGAAAATCATTTGGGAAAGAGAGACGCTGTTAGGCCACTACTAGCCCTTGAAGACATTATTAATGGGGAAAAATTACTGTCAAAGAGGGAACCGGTAGATCCCAAGAGTTTTTTTGAGCCGGATGGAGATAACTTCAAAGGTGgccaaaaaaatttcgcTGGCGACGTGATGATAATGGATTTGAACTCCAAACTACCAACTTTGAGAGAAATCTCAATTTTCTATGAATATATGAGAAACGATATAGTTTTTTCGCAAAAGTTGGGCGACGACAATGCTGATCTGATCGTGATTgctccaaaaaatgatgctATCTCTAGATTAGGACTCAAGCCATGGCAGTTTCccaaaaatattgaaaacaTGGAGGATGACGGCGCTTTAGAAGCTGATATTCAAAGTGCTATCGAGAATAACATTCAGGAGTTTGTCAGGTCACACATAGTCGACTATGATGACAGCAAATCAGCTAATTTTGAGGAATTACGTTgcacaattttgaaaagtgttGCAATGGAGCaatcaaatgatgaagGCAGTGGTGATATTTTGCTTAAGAAAGAGAACGATCAGTTTTATATTGCTTCAATTAGGGATGAGGAGTTTCATTTAGTGGAGAAGGTCGAAACTGGAGCTAATGGCGTCATTTTGATCGTTGACACTTGCTTAGTTTTCCCTCAAAATGTTTGA
- the DFG16 gene encoding Dfg16p (similar to Saccharomyces cerevisiae DFG16 (YOR030W); ancestral locus Anc_5.622) yields MIGLRALVTGAVVFFGRIVLADSAPYTEHVGHRNSTLLSNLIKDFILDPHGDICTGNTLNGGFMTLNNGNITILDNGTVNEPIFLIRCSNLSEFEELSPILQNFSNSLSNISTIDDSSLYVSKDPFEKSVLMITFASCAVCIGTWMLYLVIILLPAENHNGRRFSVQFYVLFTAIYEAAMLGKSISNIFEKQYRENYQDAFEVEVHIFNSTAYRVGEIISSLMNFLNWIAIIFYMFHSYTKLRKNWLPSILSNRNGLIIHIGLTLTIIDTTLFAVSLWNKTAQYALMICYKTIDYIIYTLFCGLTVYFISHDFWFVVAPKRVKSNEQIGIKSILLLIWKDYHETIPLLVYNMTLFVLLYFTSLYFTIQNTRIGQWRYKVVKFLRLLITVSVWGLIDVLERRELILSRETILGRKIHNNDEYFFDPRLPCSLSASQDDSKSRLSRSRSENSLNDVEENTGRPQKVQSSSSSLSVFVRPLRVWKSQVRRARNLKNYSRAKNHRLLDTLTGKKDKYAGYKSKGKNQDKSPSHSERVISSDSTQHHAIFTNHDKNAQDVNEQASVETELARNYIYDYNNDS; encoded by the coding sequence ATGATTGGACTTAGAGCGCTGGTAACTGGTGCTGTGGTCTTTTTTGGGAGGATAGTATTGGCAGACAGTGCTCCATATACTGAGCATGTGGGACACAGGAACAGTACCCTGCTCTCGAACCTGATTAAAGATTTTATTTTAGATCCCCATGGTGATATATGCACTGGTAATACCCTGAATGGAGGATTTATGACGCTGAACAATGGAAACATTACGATTTTAGATAATGGTACAGTGAATGAgccaatatttttgattcgCTGCTCAAATCTTtcagaatttgaagagcttTCTCCGatattgcaaaatttttccaacTCCCTAAGCAACATATCAACTATTGATGACAGTTCGCTCTATGTGTCGAAAGATCcgtttgaaaaaagtgttTTAATGATTACATTTGCATCTTGCGCCGTATGTATTGGGACATGGATGCTTTACTTGGTGATTATTTTACTACCCGCTGAAAATCACAACGGCAGAAGGTTTTCTGTACAGTTTTATGTCTTATTCACAGCAATTTACGAAGCAGCAATGCTGGGAAAATCTATATCCAATatatttgagaaacaatACAGGGaaaattatcaagatgCTTTCGAAGTTGAGGTGCATATTTTTAATAGCACTGCATATAGGGTTGGTGAAATTATCAGTAGtctgatgaattttttaaattgGATTGCAATTATATTCTACATGTTTCACAGTTATACAAAACTCCGCAAAAATTGGCTGCCGTCAATATTGAGTAACAGAAACGGTTTAATTATACACATTGGGTTGACTTTGACTATAATAGACACAACATTGTTTGCGGTCTCATTGTGGAATAAAACTGCTCAATATGCACTCATGATTTGTTACAAAACTATCGACTACATCATTTACACATTATTTTGCGGACTGACAGTTTATTTCATATCTCACGATTTTTGGTTCGTGGTAGCTCCAAAGAGAGTTAAATCGAACGAACAAATAGGTATAAAAAGTATTCTGCTGTTAATTTGGAAGGATTACCACGAAACAATACCATTACTAGTGTATAATATGACACTATTTGTTTTGTTATATTTTACTTCCCTTTATTTTACTATTCAAAACACGCGAATCGGCCAATGGCGTTATAAAGTTGTCAAATTCTTAAGATTACTTATAACCGTCAGTGTTTGGGGATTAATAGATGTActagaaagaagagaattaATCCTCAGTAGGGAAACAATCTTaggaagaaaaatccataacaatgatgaatatttctttgatcCAAGATTACCATGCAGTCTTTCAGCGTCACAGGACGATTCTAAAAGTAGGCTGAGTAGATCGCGTTCAGAAAACTCCCTCAATGATGTGGAGGAAAATACAGGTCGTCCTCAGAAAGTTCAAAGCAGTTCAAGTTCATTGTCAGTTTTTGTACGTCCACTAAGAGTTTGGAAATCTCAGGTGCGAAGAGCCAGAAATTTAAAAAACTACAGCAGAGCTAAAAACCACAGACTGTTGGACACGTTGACGGGCAAAAAAGATAAGTACGCTGGATATAAGTCTAAGGGTAAAAATCAAGATAAAAGCCCGTCCCACAGCGAAAGAGTCATTTCTTCGGACTCTACACAGCATCATGCTATTTTTACCAATCATGACAAAAATGCACAAGACGTTAATGAACAGGCTAGTGTAGAAACAGAACTGGCAAGAAACTATATTTACGATTATAATAATGACTCTTAG
- the SWM1 gene encoding Swm1p (similar to Saccharomyces cerevisiae SWM1 (YDR260C); ancestral locus Anc_5.620), translating to MSGYRDSYFQYHHLADSHQVLYSEWNQDEFPPPDEQEVDNHANKSATSGGNNGGSTSNEYGDNANSKSFGNTNNRINVYWDYFHDEEDWNLFRNVQLESNGIATFTQPIDISARNETDESTEAAQGDNMAGNKESASALTGSIFNHSVTKMAIMRNNNWNDIEIPHP from the coding sequence atgaGTGGATACCGAGACTCATATTTTCAGTATCACCATTTAGCTGATTCCCACCAGGTTCTTTATAGTGAGTGGAATCAGGACGAATTTCCTCCGCCGGATGAACAGGAGGTGGATAACCATGCAAACAAAAGCGCCACCAGTGGCGGCAACAATGGAGGGAGCACCTCCAATGAATACGGCGATAATGCAAATTCGAAGTCTTTCGGGAATACAAATAATAGAATCAACGTATACTGGGACTACTTTCATGATGAGGAAGATTGGAATCTATTCAGAAACGTTCAATTGGAAAGCAATGGTATCGCCACCTTCACTCAGCCGATAGATATAAGCGCAAGAAATGAAACTGATGAGTCAACAGAAGCTGCTCAAGGCGATAATATGGCCGGTAATAAAGAGTCTGCAAGCGCTCTTACCGGATCCATTTTCAACCATTCTGTCACTAAAATGGCAATTATGAGGAATAACAACTGGAATGATATTGAGATACCACACCCATAG
- the HMS1 gene encoding Hms1p (similar to Saccharomyces cerevisiae HMS1 (YOR032C); ancestral locus Anc_5.624) has protein sequence MNGTDAFLQSLQRDDGMWRNANDSGSGNGNHNGNFSGNLNGTGEYNGSSNFNGNSKVSGDVDYYYTSSEFNSNDPSPWSPNSAGAPVEQLNANNMSITPESFHSYGEMNQQQPQNQRQELIQQQQVQAQQQMQQQHQDRASSFNFNDYAGEIQFSSVSQPQQQHQRVPMQTEVMQAEKKVETPDQSSVFASPEDMVKSEFSPVIMNSNANSSQNSSEQNMFENTNEMDPYFNNDEYLAKDEFGIDVALEDVPSSEIFSGTTTKTGKRRKEKTSHNIIEKKYRTSINEKIFQLREIVPALRVAYKGFAGIPVSNQDSKDLDGLEPARKLNKASILMKTIEYIKYLEKTCENYKLENQQLKSNIPTPESLRPYSGSLRPSSQQQQQQQQQQQQQQHNTYGRNNINGGEDLSFNGNSDTSNDMRVGLNMAEAESNNDYASKFLMGGLALTMGATCFGDNSDMGSARALFAMPVFQFSPTNGFILSNSNGVINLQSSLFALTKIGLLLATLFYFIGNLFHSSSLSSSKDAKSINNDSISMIPVKDTVQFDSNQHLKETLKKTFVINKLKYRFNSMERIESKMAKCFAVKLYMQKAKFPWTYISKKFVDKKWNEIKLQVDNANRKSKGLLDSSLEWNMITNVMSSGKNFTLGNELLLKELSMETNEMELKDFVGKINAYILNYTKNVLLNNLLEDIMDDKDEKLIPLEETCQKIHKEKFVDNSLLRSIPDFFGLLDCLLVPTKESCDKLSKLIRISNESNAGNLFEEQLVLYCSVMRKLIKEGKTDQCDKWSKMMPIFNIIKREKGKKTERLSIIGFTAIFLMLKSLSVKLNQYDVTTILKVENLFGEERIWLGSEKGDGVNFEIRSQLIDYCISEAQTCCALIRLDESAVKYIDDGETEYEEEEL, from the coding sequence ATGAACGGTACAGATGCGTTTTTGCAGTCGCTCCAGCGTGACGATGGCATGTGGAGAAATGCAAATGACAGCGGTAGTGGCAATGGTAATCACAATGGTAATTTCAGTGGTAATTTAAATGGTACTGGTGAGTATAACGGCAGCAGTAATTTTAACGGTAATAGTAAAGTATCAGGCGATGTGGACTACTATTACACTAGCAGTGAGTTTAATAGCAACGATCCTTCCCCGTGGTCGCCTAATAGCGCAGGTGCGCCTGTAGAGCAGCTCAACGCAAACAATATGAGTATTACACCGGAATCTTTTCATTCCTACGGAGAAATGAACCAGCAACAGCCACAAAATCAGAGGCAAGAACTGAtacagcagcagcaggTTCAAGCTCAGCAACAAATGCAGCAGCAACACCAGGATCGGGCTTCGTCATTTAACTTCAACGATTACGCTGgtgaaattcaattttcaagtGTATCACAACCTCAGCAGCAGCACCAGCGGGTACCAATGCAAACAGAGGTGATGCAAGCCGAGAAAAAGGTTGAAACTCCTGACCAGAGTAGTGTATTCGCAAGCCCGGAGGATATGGTGAAATCTGAGTTCTCACCGGTAATCATGAACTCGAATGCCAACTCGTCTCAAAATAGCTCTGAACAAAATATGTTCGAAAATACTAATGAGATGGATCCCTATTTCAATAACGATGAGTATTTAgcaaaagatgaatttgGCATTGATGTGGCACTTGAAGACGTACCTTCTAGTGAAATTTTCAGTGGAACAACTACTAAGACAGgcaagagaagaaaagagaaaaccTCTCATAACAttatcgaaaaaaaatacagaaCAAGtatcaatgaaaagatttttcagttAAGGGAGATCGTGCCAGCATTACGTGTTGCATACAAGGGTTTTGCGGGGATACCAGTTTCGAACCAggattcaaaagatttggaCGGACTAGAGCCTGCCAGGAAATTAAACAAAGCCTccattttgatgaaaacgaTAGAGTACAtcaaatatcttgaaaaaacgtGTGAGAATTACAAGCTTGAAAATCAACAATTGAAGAGTAATATTCCAACACCGGAAAGCTTGCGACCATATTCAGGTTCTTTGAGGCCTTCGtcacaacagcagcaacaacagcaacagcaacagcaacagcaacaacacAATACCTATGGACGCAATAATATTAATGGTGGTGAAGATCTTTCATTCAACGGCAACAGTGATACATCTAATGATATGCGAGTTGGATTAAATATGGCAGAAGCCGAAAGCAATAATGATTAtgcatcaaaatttttaatgGGTGGCTTAGCTTTAACAATGGGCGCTACATGTTTTGGTGATAACAGTGACATGGGATCAGCCAGGGCATTATTTGCAATGCCAGTTTTCCAGTTTTCACCCACAAATGGGTTCATATTGTCAAATTCCAATGGTGTTATCAACTTACAATCATCGCTTTTTGCACTTACCAAAATTGGTTTACTGTTAGCTACTCTGTTTTATTTTATCGGTAATCTATTCCATTCATCATCGTTGTCTTCGTCCAAAGACGCTAAATCGATTAATAATGATTCAATATCCATGATACCTGTAAAAGATACTGTTCAATTTGATTCCAATCAACATTTAAAGGAAACCTTGAAAAAGACATTCGTGATaaataaattgaaatatagatttAATTCTATGGAGAGAATTGAATCgaaaatggcaaaatgTTTTGCCGTAAAATTATACATGCAAAAAGCGAAGTTTCCTTGGAcctatatttcaaaaaagttcgttgataaaaaatggaatgaaatcaaacttCAAGTGGATAATGCAAATCGAAAAAGTAAGGGACTCCTGGATTCCAGTTTGGAATGGAATATGATTACAAATGTAATGAgttctggaaaaaattttacatTGGGCAATGAACTGTTACTAAAAGAGTTGTCTATGGAGACTAATGAAAtggaattgaaagatttcgtTGGAAAAATTAATGCCTATATTCTAAACTACACAAAAAATGTACTGCTGAACAATCTTTTGGAGGACATAATGGATGATAAGGATGAAAAACTTATACCATTAGAGGAGACttgccaaaaaattcataaaGAAAAGTTTGTTGATAATAGCTTATTGAGATCGATtccagatttttttggcttgCTAGATTGCCTTTTGGTACCGACAAAGGAAAGCTGCGATAAGTTATCAAAGTTGATAAGGATTAGTAATGAATCAAATGCGGGGAATTTATTTGAGGAGCAATTAGTTCTCTACTGTTCAGTAATGAGAAAATTAATTAAGGAAGGGAAAACAGATCAATGTGATAAATGGTCGAAAATGATGCCAATATTCAATATAATTAAAAGGGAAAAGGGGAAAAAAACCGAAAGATTATCAATAATTGGATTTACAGCGATTTTTTTAATGCTGAAATCGTTATCAGTGAAGTTAAATCAGTATGATGTTACAACAATACTCAAAGTTGAAAACTTATTTGGTGAGGAAAGGATATGGTTAGGTTCCGAGAAAGGGGATGGTGTAAATTTCGAAATTAGATCACAGCTAATTGATTATTGCATAAGTGAAGCACAAACTTGCTGTGCCTTAATTAGGCTTGATGAATCAGCAGTGAAATATATTGATGATGGTGAAACCGAGTATGAAGAGGAGGAGCTATGA
- the EXG2 gene encoding glucan exo-1,3-beta-glucosidase (similar to Saccharomyces cerevisiae EXG2 (YDR261C); ancestral locus Anc_5.621), giving the protein MVISVNLGLIWILLWIYDSFVNGLDFDRLPELHKRDQSDFSGNSTVRIKGISIGGWLTTEPYITPSLYDTAFNIVSETTGGNATNIVDEYTLSQALGYDRARDLLAEHFNTWITEDDFRQISEDGFNLVRIPIGYWAWKTDSASNTYLGSITFEDPYVSDGLQLRYLDNALGWAAKYGLDVWIDLHGAPDTQNGFDNSGQRDLFNELNWLKSETSRDLTMAIWESIFETYLSRNVTNSVVGIEIMNEPLSPRLDEYSMKEYYYKAFELYKQGNINSDNTTFVIHDAFKEIGHWNLYLNPDYNNVTAQYANFSNITFQASSILVDHHHYEVFTEFQLHNNQSSRITDIMNYAESVSSELSFHPALIGEFSAALTDCALWINGVGIGARYDGSYYRTTNFTTDYDPVGQCQSQLPVSNWTDEFKDHVRQFVEVQLATYTEKSNGWIFWNWKTENATEWDYLRLKENGLFPTPLDNYTYFQSDGQMQNFFSSSLFPRPSTSSSATSTTSSTQKSNGASSLHQIFNLSTNPEKMSFAWKFSTLVTVICVFTFINIM; this is encoded by the coding sequence ATGGTTATTTCAGTGAATTTAGGTTTAATATGGATCCTTCTTTGGATCTATGATAGCTTCGTGAATGGCTTGGATTTCGATAGATTACCAGAATTACACAAAAGAGATCAGTCAGATTTCTCAGGAAATTCAACTGTACGCATAAAGGGTATTTCAATTGGAGGTTGGCTTACCACTGAACCATATATTACTCCATCTTTGTACGATACAGCATTTAATATAGTATCGGAGACAACTGGCGGAAACGCTACAAATATTGTTGATGAGTACACTCTCAGTCAGGCGCTAGGCTATGACAGAGCACGAGATCTTCTGGCGGAACACTTTAATACATGGATCACCGAAGATGACTTTCGCCAAATAAGTGAAGACGGGTTTAACTTGGTTAGAATACCTATTGGATACTGGGCATGGAAGACCGATAGCGCGTCAAATACATACCTTGGAAGCataacttttgaagatccGTATGTGAGTGATGGATTACAATTGAGGTACTTGGATAATGCATTAGGTTGGGCCGCGAAATATGGGTTAGATGTTTGGATTGACCTCCATGGTGCTCCCGACACTCAAAATGGGTTCGATAATTCAGGTCAAAGAGATTTATTCAATGAGTTAAATTGGCTCAAAAGTGAAACTTCAAGAGATTTGACCATGGCAATTTGGGaatcaatctttgaaacttACTTGAGCAGAAATGTGACTAATTCCGTAGTAGGTATTGAAATTATGAATGAACCTTTGAGCCCAAGATTGGATGaatattcaatgaaagAGTATTACTATAAGGCCTTTGAATTGTACAAGCAAGGCAATATAAATAGTGATAACACGACGTTTGTGATCCACGATGCATTCAAGGAAATAGGCCATTGGAATTTGTATTTAAATCCAGATTACAACAATGTTACTGCACAGTACGCTAATTTTAGTAACATAACTTTCCAGGCTTCGAGTATTCTTGTggatcatcatcattacgAGGTTTTCACGGAGTTCCAATTGCATAACAACCAAAGTTCTAGAATCACTGATATAATGAACTATGCTGAATCCGTTTCGAGTGAACTATCGTTCCATCCCGCTCTTATCGGAGAGTTCTCAGCTGCTCTGACAGATTGTGCCCTTTGGATAAACGGCGTGGGCATCGGAGCCCGCTACGATGGTTCGTACTATAGAACTACGAATTTTACCACAGACTACGATCCCGTTGGACAATGTCAATCACAATTGCCGGTTTCAAATTGGACAGATGAGTTCAAGGATCACGTTAGACAGTTTGTAGAAGTACAGTTGGCCACGTACACTGAGAAATCAAACGGTTGGATATTCTGGAATTGGAAGACTGAAAACGCCACGGAATGGGACTATCTGAGATTAAAAGAGAATGGTTTATTTCCAACTCCACTTGACAACTACACTTACTTCCAGAGTGATGGCCAAATGCAAAACTTTTTCTCAAGCTCCCTCTTTCCGCGACCATCAACCTCCAGCAGTGCGACTTCGACGACAAGTAGTACTCAGAAAAGCAATGGCGCAAGCTCGCTTCACCAGATTTTTAACTTATCCACAAATCCAGAGAAGATGAGTTTCGCCTGGAAATTTAGCACCTTGGTTACTGTTATCTGCGTTTTCACGTTTATCAATATTATGTAA
- the HSP78 gene encoding chaperone ATPase HSP78 (similar to Saccharomyces cerevisiae HSP78 (YDR258C); ancestral locus Anc_5.618) — protein MLRIIPKSSVERQLSSRLAQVKGRRECPDSAAAAIALSSHVHLPKLILESRRPMTTSRRLWTVPETLSTNVRFEQLNHPFKRNYVQMRMNPNQGEKELPALEQFGTNLTKLAKEGKLDPVIGRDEEIARAIQILSRRTKNNPVLIGRAGVGKTSLIDGLAQRIVAGEVPDSLKDKELVALDLGSLIAGAKYRGEFEERLKKVLEEIDKSNGQTIIFIDEVHMLLGLGKTDGSMDASNILKPKLAKGLRCISATTLDEFKIIEKDPALTRRFQPILLNEPTVSDTISILRGLKERYEVHHGVRITDTALVSAAVLSNRYITDRFLPDKAIDLVDEACAVLRLQHESKPDEIQKLDRAIMKIQIELESLKKETDPVSVERREALQKDLDLKNDELSRLTKIWDEEKAEIESIKNSKADLEQARIELEKAQREGDYTKASELRYAKIPELERKVESNENSSDSERQNLLHDSVTSDDISKVVAKMTGIPTETVMKGDKDRLLFMENSLKERVVGQDEAISVISDAVRLQRAGLTSEKRPIASFMFLGPTGTGKTELTKALAEFLFDNESNVIRFDMSEFQEKHTVSRLIGAPPGYVMSESGGQLTEAVRRKPYAVVLFDEFEKAHPDVCKILLQVLDEGKLTDSTGHIVDFRNTIIVMTSNVGQDILLADKELGDDGKVSTKSKNNVIDAMKRLYPPEFINRIDDIVVFNRLSKVVLRSIVDIRIEEIQERLNEKRMKLVLTNEAKDWLTDHGYDPSYGARPLNRLIHKSVLNPMATYLLKGQIRNGETVEVFVDEKKKLFVKPNHEEGESIEEEPEK, from the coding sequence ATGCTAAGAATAATACCGAAATCATCTGTCGAAAGGCAATTAAGTTCCCGGCTTGCCCAAGTGAAGGGGCGGAGAGAGTGTCCCGActcagcagcagcagcaattGCTTTATCATCTCATGTACATCTTCCCAAGTTGATCCTGGAATCTCGGAGGCCTATGACTACCTCCAGGCGACTTTGGACCGTTCCTGAGACTCTCTCCACCAATGTTAGATTTGAGCAGTTAAATCATCCCTTTAAGAGAAACTATGTTCAAATGAGAATGAATCCGAATCAAGGCGAGAAAGAATTGCCAGCATTAGAGCAGTTTGGTACGAATTTGACAAAATTAGCCAAAGAAGGTAAACTTGATCCCGTTATTGGcagagatgaagaaattgctaGGGCGATCCAAATTCTATCAAGAAGAACCAAGAACAATCCCGTCTTGATAGGCCGTGCTGGTGTTGGTAAAACCTCTTTAATTGATGGTTTAGCTCAAAGAATCGTCGCCGGTGAGGTACCTGACTCTCTGAAGGACAAGGAATTAGTGGCGTTAGATCTTGGATCGCTAATTGCAGGTGCTAAATACAGAggtgaatttgaagaaagattgaaaaaggtGCTAGAGGAAATCGACAAATCGAATGGACAAACTATTATATTCATCGATGAGGTTCATATGTTGTTGGGACTTGGTAAAACCGATGGAAGCATGGAtgcttcaaatattttaaaACCGAAATTAGCTAAAGGATTACGTTGTATCTCCGCCACCACGTTAGATGAGTTTAAAATTATCGAAAAAGATCCTGCGTTAACCAGAAGATTTCAACCGATTCTGCTAAATGAACCCACCGTGTCTGATACCATCTCTATTTTGAGAGGTTTGAAGGAAAGGTATGAAGTACATCACGGTGTTAGAATTACAGATACAGCTTTGGTTAGTGCAGCGGTATTGTCAAATCGTTATATTACAGATCGATTTTTACCCGATAAAGCCATTGATCTGGTGGATGAAGCATGCGCTGTTTTGCGTTTACAACACGAGTCAAAACCagatgaaattcaaaagttaGATCGTGCCATCATGaagattcaaattgaattggaatctttgaaaaaagagaccGATCCAGTTAGTGtggaaagaagagaagcGCTACAGAAAGATctggatttgaaaaatgatgagtTAAGTAGGCTCACAAAAATTTgggatgaagaaaaagcagaaaTTGAATCTATCAAAAATAGCAAAGCCGATTTGGAGCAAGCTAGAATTGAGTTAGAAAAAGCTCAAAGAGAAGGTGATTATACCAAAGCGTCTGAACTGCGCTATGCAAAGATCCCCGAATTAGAAAGAAAAGTCgaatcaaatgaaaattcaagTGATTCCGAGAGGCAAAATCTGTTGCACGATTCTGTCACCTCAGATGATATATCAAAAGTAGTCGCTAAGATGACAGGTATACCAACTGAGACTGTCATGAAGGGTGATAAGGATCGCTTACTGTTCATGGAGAACTCTTTAAAAGAAAGAGTCGTGGGACAAGATGAAGCAATTTCAGTGATTAGTGATGCAGTTAGATTGCAAAGAGCTGGTTTGACGAGTGAAAAGAGGCCTATTGCAAGTTTTATGTTTTTAGGTCCTACTGGTACAGGTAAGACTGAGTTGACGAAAGCATTAGCAgaatttttgtttgataACGAATCCAATGTGATTAGATTTGATATGTCTGAATTTCAGGAAAAGCACACCGTTTCGCGCTTAATTGGTGCGCCACCGGGTTATGTCATGAGTGAGTCTGGCGGTCAACTAACAGAGGCAGTCAGAAGAAAGCCTTATGCTGTTGTGTTATTCgacgaatttgaaaaggctCATCCAGACGTGTGTAAGATTCTATTACAAGTTTTGGATGAAGGTAAATTAACAGATTCCACTGGGCATATTGTTGATTTCCGCAATACAATCATTGTGATGACATCAAATGTTGGCCAGGATATTCTACTTGCTGACAAAGAGCTTGGAGATGATGGTAAAGTGAGTACAAAGTCAAAGAATAATGTCATTGATGCCATGAAACGACTATATCCACCTGAATTTATCAACCGTATTGATGATATTGTAGTGTTTAACAGGTTATCGAAGGTAGTTTTAAGGTCGATTGTGGATATCAggattgaagaaattcaagaaaggttgaatgaaaaaaggatGAAATTAGTGTTAACTAATGAGGCAAAAGATTGGTTGACTGATCATGGGTATGATCCATCCTACGGTGCTAGGCCATTAAACAGGTTGATTCATAAAAGTGTTTTGAATCCAATGGCCACATATTTGTTGAAAGGTCAAATAAGAAATGGTGAGACAGTCGAGGTTTTTGTTgatgagaaaaagaaattattTGTCAAGCCCAATCACGAAGAAGGGGAATCgattgaagaagaacctGAAAAATAA